The following DNA comes from Palaemon carinicauda isolate YSFRI2023 chromosome 27, ASM3689809v2, whole genome shotgun sequence.
AgatgcaaggtgaatgcaactaaactttattaaacaatcatcaagtttacTTACAGCGACTTCCGAAGAAGAACGTcgtaaaaattcaaacatgataaatctTGTGCTAGAtgatctattaacagtgcagggaagagcgagtagtaagaaaaaaaaacaaacccgttacagtgtacgagcgtgtatgaaacaaggCGGTACAGCTGTATAGactgtagagcagtggttcccaacctgggggaaatttccatCTGGGGgggaatttgaagcttccaggggggaaataattacactatctactaactaaaacaagcggaaaatgtcctcatagtacatgCGGTAATTTGTTGATAGCCATTCGATTGTGATATGATcctatcagttctcactgacatgatattcaaggggagaattggaatctcacgcccatttctgaggcaggcgagtgagcatgagggctgggcggggcatgaagggggaaatctggatggttgaaatgggtgcagggggggaaatgacagaaaaaaggttgggaaccactgctgtagagCTATCTATACAAGGCTCTGTACTAGGGTAGCCCATCTCGGTCTGTTTACTAaaaataccttattattattattattattattattattattattattattattattattattattattattattattattaatttcttttttttttcaggtagaaATGATCCTGAGATTGCGCTTTCGCAGAATACACAAACTATATGTCCTTGGCACCCTAACTATTGTGCTCTTTTACCTTCTACTAAGCTACAGTCCCAGCAAGTTTCCTCCGTCCTCCTCAGACATTTTAGAGAAAGGGTCTTTGCAAAGAAAGGAGATTCAGGCATCTATATTACAAGAGGAAAATGAGTTCGAGAAAAAGCAGGTGCCCGCTTCAGATATCAAAGACGTATTGGAACCGGAAAGACCTCGAAAACAACCCTCTCCTGAACAAGCTGCCGAGCCCGTTCATGCAGACAAGACCCTTGATGCAGACAAGACCAAACAAATAGCGCGGCCAGAAGTGGAACCTCCACAGCGCGACTTCCATGTCCCTGACGCACTATCAGAAAAGGAAAAGGCTAAACAAGGCAACCAGAACAAGATACCGGCGAGGTTGGTCAATTCGAAGGTTGTTGATGAGAAATTGGGGTCTCCGAGCATGACTCCAGAGGCTCTCCAAAAAAGGGCCCTGTCTTTCCCTAGCAATTCTGTAAGTAGACCCATTTTTCATTCATCAATCTTAGACTTGTCTGCATAATGCACAATACTAAGGTAATGGTTGCGTGATATATGTACAAAAGAGTAAAGCTATCTTTTTAACCATACAcagataataagcttaaagtagaCAGCTTTCGGTATCTATTTTCCTTTGCAAatcgatataaaataaataaacatttgtttTTTACTCGGGGATTAACATTACCATGAAATAAATAAGCTTCACTTCAGTTTAAAATGCGAATGACCTttgtttttcagagagagagagagagagagagagagagagagagagagagagagagagagagagagagagagagagagagagaggaaaatttaaTTGGAAAATCTTCCCATAAATTACTGGGGCAGAGTTAACCAGCGCTTTGAAAagcaaaaataagttttaaaagatCACGAATTAATTAGCCTTTAATCATTAAACCCATTCCCGCGATACAAAGCATCCCATTTAAGTAAATGTTCAAGTAATGAGTAATGTCGCACGCATTGCTTTCTTGACTTTCCAAGACGACCAACCCCTCAGTTACGAATAGCACTTCGTTTCCAGCTATTgcttttgaaaattaatttgaaaatccaTTATACAGAGCAGAGTTGCCTAGACATTTACATTACTAAATAAAATCCGGTTCTGAGTAAGTAATTTTGTACATTTGCATAACTAAATAAAATCCCGTTCTGAGTAAGTAATTTTGTACATTTGCATAACTAAATAAAATCCCGTTCTGAGTAAGTAATTTTGTACATTTGCATAACTAAATAAAATCCGGTTCTGAGGAAGTAATTTTGTACATTTGCATAACTAAATAAAATCCGGTTCTGAGGAAGTAATTTTGTACATTTGCATAACTAAATAAAATCCGTTTCTGAGTAATTAATTTTGTACATTTGCATAACTAAATAAAATCCCGTTCTGAGTAAGTAATTTTGTTATGAATAAGTAGACCGTTTCCATTAGTTGGATTCTAAAATCGTTGATACTCGATTTTGTATGTGATGctactaaaattaataaaaaaaaataaatatctttttttaatggcAATGTCGAATAATTTCAATTCACACTCCCTCTTAATTTATTAATAGGTAAAGGATTTTACTCCGAGCAATGCTGTTTAAAATTGGCATATACGAACGAAAATCAATTTGCCAAATTGATAGAAACTTGGGACGAATATGTAAGTAGACTTGCTAAACTTTACAACATACTGTCTTGGGAAGTTTACTTTTCATTaacctgtaagagagagagagagagagagagagagagagagagagagagagagagagagagagagagagagagagagagagagagagagagagtaatcacacGGAGCTACGATCTAGCACAGAAAAACAAAAAAccaagaataagacaaaaatggcGGGTTAGATTGAGAGTAAATCTTGGTGCTTTATCAATCTCAAGGATATGAACACGATGAGTGAAAAAAGCATTTCATTCCTCTTTGAAAAAACGAAATAAACAGTTCAATCAAACTCAAAAGGACAACCAGACTTCGCCTTCAAACAGTTCTATAATCCATTTGTTATAGTGGGTCGCATAAAATAAGCCACCCACACACTATGCACTTACAGAAACAATTCCATGTGAATTTAATATCAAACTTAAACATGAGAAAAGGAAATTTTCCTGCCTAGCACGTGCAAGCATACATAAATAGCAAGCAGCCTTGTACATACACAAACCGTGATCAagcaatcatttttaaaataaaagaTTCGAGAGGAACGAATCAAGCTTGGAACAGCAGTAACGAAGCAAGGGTACAAAATTAATGCAAATTTACTTTAAGTCATTTCAAAATAGAGTTGTACGCTATCATATAAAGTCATATATTAGTCAGACACGAATAATGTCTGTGACGTCAATCTTCGCCGTTAAAACAAGAATCaataatactatagtcaattctttttagtgaggcagatttgcaccgactcgcaggggtgcccttttagctcggaaaagtttcctgatcgctgattggttggacaagataattctaaccaatcagctaacaggaaacttttccgagctaaaagggcaccgctgcgagtcagtgcaaatgtgcctcattaaaaaaaattgaatatagttgaatcggtagaactttacaagattaaacttacagcaaatgttttcatgttgaacaggctgacatatgtctttctatagtttaaatgtgaaatatctgttctaatgatgttactgttttttaaatattaaattttcactgttcattacttctcatatcgtatttatttccttgtttcctttcctcacgggctattttttttcctgttagtaCCCGTGGgattatcgcatcttgcttttccaactagggttgtagcttagctgctaataataataataataataataataataataataataataataataataataataataataataataataataataataggagcattAGTATGTGTTTAAATTGCCACATCATCTGTGATGAAGTTTACTGTACTTTGCTCGAGtcatttagatagatttgcacacacacacacacacacaagtttatgTGGATGTTTGAGAATGAATGAtttaatgcctgaaaactttaaatcattcattctcaaACATCCAcataaacttgtgtgtgtgtgcaaatctatctagatattaagccgtcatttttgacagtgtacgtacactatgtatgtatgtatgtatatttatatatatatatatatatatatatatatatatatatatatatatatatatatatatatatatatatatatatgtatgtatgtatatttatatatatatatatatatatatatatatatatatatatatatatatatatatatacatatacatataaatatatatatacatatacatataaatatatatatatatatatatatatatatatatatatatatatatatatatatacatatatacatgactatatatatgtatatatatatatatatatatatatatatatatatatatatatatatatatatatatataaatatgtatataaatatatatatatatatatatatatatatatatatgtatataaatatatatatatgtatataaatatatatatatgtatataaatatatatatatatgtatataaatatatatatatgtatataaatatatatatatatatgtatataaatatatatatatatgtatataaatatatatatatatatatatatatatatatatatatatatatatgtatataaatatatatatatgtatataaatatatatatatatatattttatatatatatatatatatatatatatatatatataatatatatatatatatatatatatatatatatatatatataaatatatatatatatatatataaatatatatatatatatacatacatatatatatatatatatatatatatatatatatatatgtatataaatatatatatatatatatatgtatataaatatatatatgtatataaatatataaatatatatatatatatatatatatatgtatataaatatatatatatatatatatatatatatatatatatataaatatatatatatatgtatatgaatatatatatatatatatatatataaatatatatgtataaatatatgtatataaatatatatatatatatatatatatatatatatatatatatatataaatatatatatatatatatataaatacatatatatatatatatatatatgtatataaatatatatatatatataaatatatatatatatatatatatatatatgtatataaatatatatatgtatataaatatatatatatatgtatataaatatatatatatatgtatataaatatatatatatatatatatatatatatatatatatgtatataaatatatatatatatatatatatatatatatatatatatatatatatattatatatgtatataaatatatatatatatatatatatatatatatatatgtatataaatatatatatatatatatatgtatataaatatatatatatatatatatatatatatatatatcaatatatatatatgtatatatatgtatataaaaatatatatatatatgtgtatataaatatatatatgtatataaatataaatatatgtatataaatatatatacatatatatatatatatatatatatatatatatatatatatgtatataaatatatacatatatatatatatatatatatatatatatatatatatgtatataaatatatacatatatatatatatatatatatatatatatatatatatatatgtatataaatatatatatgtatataaatatatatatatacataaatatatatatatatatatatatatatatatatatatatatatatatatatatatatatatatatgtatataaatatatatatatatatatgaatataaatatatgaatatgaatatatatatatatatatatatatatatatatatataaatatataaatatatatatatatatatataaatacatatatttatatatatatatatatatatatatatatatatatatatatatatatataaatacatatatttatatacatatataatatatatatatgtatatatatatatatatatatatatatatatatatatatatatatatatatatataaaacaaatgcaaccgtttctactgCACTTCAGGATAAAAGCCAcagacaaaaccttattcatgtctgcggtttagccagatttcatcaccacgctgggcaactgcagattggtgatgggagattttcgtctgatcgctcatagcaaactaacctaatatgggtggttgtgattattattattattattattattattattattattattacaagctaagctacaaccctagttgaaaaataagATGCTGTAAGTCtaagggcttcatcagggaaaaatagcccactgaggaaaggaaatagggaaataaataaacgatatgagaaataatgaacaattatgaaatattttaaaaccagtaacaacatccaaacagatatttcgcatacaaattataaaaaacacttatgttagcctgttcaacatgaaaacatttactgcaagattgaactttttgaatttctaccgattcaactacccggttataGACGATCATTcaacaatactgtgtagtattaagcctcatgatggagaaggcctgactattagaattaactgcgtgcctaatattacgaacaggatggaactatccgggaagatctgaatgtaaaggatgaccagaattatgaaacatatgcaacatgcattactaatagaacgacggtggcaaagattaatagtccagtgatgaaaggaaatgaggaaataaataaacgatatacgaagtaataaaaaattaaaatccaatacttaaaaaacactaacaacattaaaacagatttttctaatataaactataaaaggacttatgtcagcctgttcaacataaaaacatctgctgcaagtttgaaattttgaagttctactgattcaactacccgatgacgAAGattgttccacaacttggtcacagctagaataaaacttctagagtactgtgtagtattgagcttcatgatggagaacgccagactgttagaattaactgcgtgcctagtattccGCAGGAATAATTCTGGTAttccgaacaggatggaactgtccgggaagatggtcagagttataaaaaaaaaaaaaaatcctaggggAATATAGTTATTGAGGCCCTAACGAATTCGCTTTGTTTGGCTATAGATTGACcccttattgtttcttttttttatgtctgaTTCCTCTTTAAAACATCGTAATCTAGTATACTTCCCTAGACTAGCATTATATTTAACAGAATTGCTGATATTTTGCTCTTTCGTGTTTGATAAAATCCTGTTACTCTGTGTGGTGTCTTACTATTCAAATATTTTggcttggaattgaaaagactaacagaaaatactgatcatggttactagggatgtcataaactgtggctttgtaaatatacaatctgtaggtaataagacttcaaattcgagaattgataaacgagaaacatttagatatactagcattatctaaaacatggctaaataacttggacaaggcaaagatcactgaaatgacggccccccacacatgccttctttcacataccgagagaaggtaggtctggtgggagtgtcggactctattcataaaagttactcaaacctcaaaacgttgaaaagaattagtgtaacaagctttgaataaatagaaataaaatttacgccaaaaaatacaAGAAactcctttgtaacaatctacataCCTCCTGGAacaaacactatagtccatttcttttatcgatgcagatttgcaccgactcgcagcggtgcccttttagcttggaaaagtttcctgatcgctaattggttggacgagataattttaaccaatcagcgatcaggaaaattttccgagctaaaggggcaccgctgcgagtcggtgcaaatctgtctcgataaaagaaatggactattgtatcttttttgaagaattcggtgctctcattgagatgattaccaTAGAGAAAAACGAATTGGTTATCTGTGGGGACtacaatttttggatggatgacgcatcaaatcctgacgctatGGCATTtaatgagttactagaatcatatcgactagtgaataatgtcgactgtacaaatactttaactgggcatacgctagacttagttctaagtgatgacatgaataatattgtatcagatatATAAGTCGAAGAGAAatatactatctccccagtacacaaactcatTACGTTTATTCTGCCTCTACAAAAACAtgcattattagaa
Coding sequences within:
- the LOC137620580 gene encoding uncharacterized protein, which codes for MILRLRFRRIHKLYVLGTLTIVLFYLLLSYSPSKFPPSSSDILEKGSLQRKEIQASILQEENEFEKKQVPASDIKDVLEPERPRKQPSPEQAAEPVHADKTLDADKTKQIARPEVEPPQRDFHVPDALSEKEKAKQGNQNKIPARLVNSKVVDEKLGSPSMTPEALQKRALSFPSNSSLRVFMAEQNRRLLHLKTECDKIFPRIQSLPRAFQYLLVDKIDSITYCPIYKAGQHILDHPASGVKGLLEEGRSIGV